The Toxorhynchites rutilus septentrionalis strain SRP chromosome 3, ASM2978413v1, whole genome shotgun sequence genome includes a region encoding these proteins:
- the LOC129779880 gene encoding uncharacterized protein LOC129779880 yields the protein MCPFRANTMSEIELFPVEVLCCIFDKLNGLERRPLHLVCRRWYRVLTSRHYLRKRILAVSPSTIGLVATRVRNAHRFPCARISDDNSEPKSDSRRGFFDMLFNYLYFGDWRKQLRELTLDQVQGDLLYELFDGKYEKMEFPNLKYLKISCYELCPSLGIQTWKMPVQLTKLEITVGMPVEMLLIEILAPQLEELLIESSKMRLLLMCCDVAVFEKLRILQLKSDTFFPERFADSREIGDKFVKTLNRLDKLAIEFRHNDFLLGYAPLLRHCHSLSSLSIFGADLCVEACNVIGQMQGLRQLELLMRIEKCDKLIPWNLPNLRSIHTFVESLIPLGEKLPSLKVIRVSNHTIREGRFSVTPMEQHYAERYVTYLGKLSKLTLYDVHVEEHFLLRFPMMQATELVLRCVRTSTLVLDVIYERIPKVASVYFLDCCFPVSPQAKISSFESLQSLLPHARISHSSSKILPVDHEQISS from the exons ATGTGTCCGTTTCGAGCGAACACAATGTCGGAAATAGAGCTTTTCCCGGTTGAG GTGCTGTGCTGTATATTTGATAAGCTGAACGGGTTGGAGAGGCGTCCGCTGCATCTTGTCTGCCGGAGATGGTACAGAGTACTGACGTCGAGACACTATCTGAGGAAGCGAATACTTGCGGTGAGCCCTTCGACCATAGGGTTGGTCGCCACGAGGGTTAGGAACGCGCATAGGTTTCCCTGCGCTAGAATTAGTGACGATAATTCCGAGCCGAAATCTGACTCGAGAAGAGGTTTCTTCGATATGCTTTTTAACTATCTGTACTTTGGCGACTGGCGGAAGCAATTGAGGGAATTAACCCTTGACCAAGTGCAGGGTGATCTGTTGTACGAACTGTTCGATGGAAAGTATGAAAAAATGGAGTTtccaaatttgaaatatttgaaaatcagTTGTTACGAGCTATGCCCCTCGCTGGGGATTCAAACGTGGAAAATGCCGGTACAGTTGACAAAACTGGAAATTACTGTCGGCATGCCGGTGGAAATGCTGCTGATTGAGATTCTTGCACCACAACTGGAAGAATTGCTGATCGAATCCAGCAAAATGCGACTTCTactgatgtgttgtgatgtagCCGTTTTTGAAAAGTTACGGATTTTGCAGCTGAAGTCGGACACCTTCTTTCCGGAACGTTTTGCCGATTCAAGGGAGATTGGAGATAAGTTTGTGAAAACTCTCAACCGATTGGACAAGCTGGCGATCGAGTTCCGACACAATGATTTCCTGCTAGGATATGCCCCGTTGTTGCGGCACTGTCACAGTTTGAGTTCACTTTCGATATTTGGTGCCGATTTATGTGTCGAAGCGTGTAATGTGATCGGACAGATGCAGGGACTGAGG CAATTAGAGCTTCTTATGCGTATTGAAAAATGTGACAAATTGATCCCGTGGAATTTGCCAAATCTGCGGAGCATTCACACATTTGTGGAAAGCTTGATACCGCTTGGTGAGAAGCTTCCCTCATTAAAAGTCATTCGTGTTTCGAATCACACGATAAGAGAAGGCCGGTTCAGTGttactcccatggaacagcactAT gCTGAACGATACGTCACATATTTGGGAAAATTGTCAAAGCTCACCCTGTACGATGTTCATGTGGAGGAGCATTTTCTCTTACGATTCCCCATGATGCAAGCCACCGAACTAGTCCTTCGCTGTGTGCGAACG AGTACCCTGGTCCTGGACGTGATCTACGAGCGGATACCGAAGGTTGCCAGTGTCTACTTCTTGGATTGCTGTTTCCCCGTCAGCCCACAGGCCAAAATTTCATCCTTCGAGTCACTGCAGAGTTTGCTGCCACACGCACGGATCTCACATTCCAGTAGCAAAATCCTCCCCGTCGATCACGAGCAGATTAGTTCCTGA